The following are from one region of the Montipora foliosa isolate CH-2021 unplaced genomic scaffold, ASM3666993v2 scaffold_425, whole genome shotgun sequence genome:
- the LOC137988680 gene encoding uncharacterized protein C14orf93-like produces MRKYCTGTKSSLDLFPVISLMRLLFGFHLKEEVHKLHNSRELPNQYRGRETVSSVHNRRVTQFIVRELGRRSGFSQAAVEKSSKKYHEHIRRTALGKITDDTKKEKRDNLRKERKYERRRNFVKDEKESRAFASLTKHHMSTDDDDSASESEAGWVSRPPKYRSETLIAFLSKLDKRSKRAEQTTNKRWKRTTTRSGHPVEKEPPVNTPKWALSDEWKDELDERRRREGEMVQAVEEAERNEDEECDDEDLKSDQSVDESDLDFDDV; encoded by the exons ATGAGAAAATATTGTACAGGGACTAAGTCCAGTCTAGATTTGTTTCCTGTCATATCACTGATGCGGCTTCTGTTTGGTTTCCACTTAAAGGAAGAGGTTCACAAGCTGCATAATAGCAGAGAACTCCCTAATCAGTACCGAGGAAGGGAAAC AGTCAGCAGTGTTCATAACCGAAGAGTGACACAATTTATTGTCCGTGAACTTGGTCGAAGGAGTGGCTTTAGCCAAGCAGCTGTCGAAA AATCTTCCAAAAAGTATCATGAACACATTCGCCGAACTGCTCTGGGTAAGATAACggatgacacaaagaaagagaagagagataATCTTCGAAAGGAACGG aaatatgaGAGAAGAAGAAACTTCGTGAAGGACGAGAAAGAGTCCCGAGCTTTCGCAAGCTTGACTAAGCATCACATGTCAACAGACGACGATGACTCCGCCAGCGAATCTGAAGCAGGATGGGTTTCTAGACCCCCAAAATATCGTAGTGAAACACTCATTGCGTTCCTAAGCAA ACTTGACAAACGCAGCAAAAGGGCCGAACAGACAACGAATAAAAGATGGAAAAGGACGACGACCAGATCGGGCCATCCAGTTGAAAAGGAGCCCCCAGTGAACACTCCAAAATGGGCATTGTCAGATGAGTGGAAGGACGAGTTAGACGAGAGACGCAGACGAGAAGGGGAAATGGTTCAAGCCGTAGAAGAAGCTGAAAG AAATGAAGACGAAGAATGTGATGACGAGGATCTTAAAAGTGATCAGAGTGTGGATGAATCCGATTTAGATTTTGATGATGTGTAA